In Vicinamibacteria bacterium, the following are encoded in one genomic region:
- a CDS encoding lysophospholipid acyltransferase family protein: MTRLKHWAEHLAAFNVSLLVGILPRRMRLGIGRALGSLVFAIDRRHRAITLDNVRTAFGDRKTDEERLRVARGAFQHFGAMLVELLTLGARKPAEIESLVEMEGTECFERARRRGRGVILVAAHFGNWELHAIAHGFRFGPIHLVARELDNAYLNRKLEKLRRVSGNGVIYKKQALRQMRRLMKAGETVAFVIDQNVHLQDAVFVEFFGKKAATTPVASWFAITSGAALVPVFCYPLPDGRYRAVYEAAIDAERFRELPRAEALQKLTQELVTVQERYIRERPEIWLWMHRRWRTRPPRAVARPIEDPVVATELR, from the coding sequence GAAGCACTGGGCCGAGCACCTCGCCGCCTTCAACGTCAGCTTACTGGTGGGAATCCTGCCGCGCCGGATGCGACTCGGCATCGGGCGTGCTCTTGGCAGCCTCGTTTTTGCCATCGACCGGCGCCACCGCGCCATCACCCTCGATAACGTCCGCACCGCTTTCGGCGACCGGAAGACGGACGAAGAGAGGCTTCGAGTCGCGCGCGGCGCGTTCCAACATTTTGGCGCCATGCTCGTCGAGCTTCTGACTCTCGGGGCCCGGAAACCAGCAGAGATCGAGTCGCTCGTCGAGATGGAGGGTACCGAATGCTTCGAGCGGGCGAGGCGCCGAGGTCGTGGCGTCATCCTCGTGGCCGCCCATTTCGGAAACTGGGAGCTTCACGCGATAGCCCATGGCTTCAGATTCGGACCGATCCACCTCGTGGCTCGCGAGTTGGACAACGCCTACCTCAACCGGAAGCTCGAGAAGCTCCGTCGAGTCTCGGGCAACGGCGTCATCTACAAGAAGCAGGCTCTGCGCCAGATGCGACGGCTCATGAAGGCGGGGGAGACGGTGGCCTTCGTCATCGATCAAAACGTCCATCTCCAGGATGCCGTTTTCGTCGAGTTCTTCGGCAAGAAGGCGGCGACGACTCCGGTCGCGAGCTGGTTCGCGATCACGAGCGGAGCCGCGCTCGTACCGGTGTTCTGCTATCCGCTTCCCGACGGACGCTACCGCGCCGTTTACGAGGCCGCGATCGATGCCGAGCGCTTTCGAGAGCTTCCCCGCGCCGAGGCGCTCCAGAAGCTCACCCAGGAGCTGGTCACGGTCCAGGAGCGCTACATTCGCGAACGTCCCGAAATCTGGCTCTGGATGCACCGGCGCTGGAGAACCCGACCTCCGCGCGCCGTCGCTCGACCCATCGAGGACCCCGTCGTCGCCACCGAGCTTCGATGA